One window of Aerococcus tenax genomic DNA carries:
- the coaA gene encoding type I pantothenate kinase, whose protein sequence is MAFNNMYHIIDRDDWHAYRDEITSDINVKLTEKQLEALLAFNDHLTLEDANDIYQPLTQLISIYFKNYQRLISERNQFLGINDKIPPFIIGISGSVAVGKSTTARLLQLFLSQFFPYLDVELITTDGFLYPNEQLEHWDLMHRKGFPESYDMHELKKFFMAVKSNKQRLKVPLYSHESYDRLNAYREIKSPHILIVEGINVLQFVGSDQFFIGEYADLSIYVDADTELIEKWYMERFILLRENALKDPDHYNQRYSKMSLDDALRSAKRTWENINLVNLEDYILPTRDRADIVIHKIENHYIDSIRMRRY, encoded by the coding sequence ATGGCTTTCAATAATATGTATCATATTATTGATCGTGACGATTGGCATGCTTATCGTGACGAAATTACATCTGATATTAATGTGAAATTAACCGAGAAGCAATTAGAGGCCTTGCTGGCTTTTAATGATCATCTGACTTTAGAAGATGCTAATGATATTTATCAGCCTCTCACACAATTAATTAGTATATACTTTAAAAATTATCAAAGATTGATTAGTGAACGCAATCAATTTTTAGGAATCAATGATAAAATACCACCTTTTATTATTGGCATATCGGGAAGTGTTGCCGTTGGTAAAAGTACTACGGCGCGTCTATTGCAACTCTTTTTATCGCAATTTTTTCCCTATTTAGATGTTGAATTAATTACTACCGATGGTTTTTTATATCCTAATGAGCAATTAGAACATTGGGATTTAATGCACCGTAAGGGCTTCCCGGAAAGCTATGATATGCATGAATTAAAGAAGTTTTTCATGGCTGTCAAGAGCAATAAGCAGCGCCTCAAGGTGCCTTTGTACTCTCACGAAAGTTATGACCGACTTAATGCCTACCGGGAAATTAAATCGCCCCATATTTTAATTGTTGAGGGGATCAATGTCTTACAATTTGTCGGGTCAGACCAGTTTTTTATTGGTGAATATGCTGATCTGTCTATTTATGTTGATGCCGATACTGAATTAATTGAAAAATGGTATATGGAACGTTTTATTTTACTTCGTGAAAATGCCTTGAAAGACCCCGATCACTATAACCAACGATATAGTAAGATGTCATTAGACGATGCTTTACGTTCAGCTAAACGGACTTGGGAAAACATTAATTTAGTTAATTTGGAAGACTATATTTTACCCACTCGAGATCGGGCAGACATAGTTATTCACAAAATAGAAAATCACTATATTGATTCAATTAGAATGCGACGCTATTAG
- a CDS encoding acyl-[acyl-carrier-protein] thioesterase gives MAASYQKDIIISQDQCDQEGRIQIKSLIALFLALSADHDQALKQAGLWSLDSRYIWVIVENHLSINRLAECNETVTVTTELTGANAFFVKRSFSLVDQERALLAKCTMVYTLIDFVSRQIERVDTHSLDAKLGIDVSKRIRLNKIKFSPTEDADLLSEFLVDHQAIDQNKHVNNLVYLDWIFRQVGQEFIESWQVKDLIISYKHELYEGDRGWLKSEINQAGDKQLLTKHKIVSFDDNIHASVEISWNRKD, from the coding sequence ATGGCAGCGTCTTATCAAAAAGATATTATTATCAGTCAGGATCAATGTGATCAAGAAGGTCGTATTCAAATTAAGAGCCTCATTGCTCTCTTTTTAGCCCTCTCTGCTGACCACGATCAAGCCCTCAAGCAGGCCGGACTTTGGTCGTTGGACTCGCGTTATATCTGGGTAATCGTTGAAAATCACTTAAGTATTAACCGTCTAGCAGAATGTAATGAAACTGTCACTGTGACTACAGAGTTGACAGGGGCTAACGCCTTCTTTGTAAAAAGAAGCTTTAGCTTAGTTGATCAAGAAAGAGCCCTTTTAGCCAAGTGTACCATGGTATATACTTTGATTGATTTTGTCAGTCGTCAAATCGAGCGGGTTGATACGCACTCTTTAGATGCCAAACTAGGGATTGATGTTAGCAAGCGCATTCGTTTGAATAAAATTAAATTTTCACCAACAGAAGATGCCGATTTGCTAAGTGAATTCTTGGTTGATCATCAAGCGATTGATCAGAATAAGCATGTTAACAATTTAGTTTATTTGGATTGGATATTTAGGCAAGTGGGTCAAGAATTTATAGAGAGCTGGCAGGTGAAAGATTTGATCATCAGCTATAAACACGAGCTCTATGAAGGGGATCGTGGCTGGTTAAAATCAGAAATCAACCAAGCAGGCGATAAGCAGTTATTGACCAAGCATAAGATTGTATCCTTTGATGATAATATTCATGCAAGTGTTGAAATATCTTGGAATAGAAAAGACTAG
- a CDS encoding HesB/YadR/YfhF family protein, which translates to MQIRISDQALKFFKEDMDLGSGDAVRFTSKVYGKTNIHEGVSVMVQVSQPQKILVSETIDGITFFAEEDDAWFYNDHSLEVDYDEEEEKLLFTFVDD; encoded by the coding sequence ATGCAAATTCGAATTAGTGATCAGGCATTAAAGTTTTTCAAAGAAGATATGGATTTAGGTTCCGGGGATGCTGTCCGTTTCACCAGTAAAGTCTATGGAAAAACCAACATTCATGAAGGTGTGTCGGTAATGGTTCAAGTCAGTCAACCACAAAAAATCCTGGTAAGTGAAACAATCGATGGCATAACCTTCTTTGCTGAAGAAGATGATGCTTGGTTTTACAATGATCACTCTCTAGAAGTTGACTACGATGAAGAAGAAGAAAAATTATTATTTACTTTTGTTGATGACTAA
- a CDS encoding YcjF family protein, whose amino-acid sequence MAFNPKNFDFSLADDLLNQAGDTINEMEKIEILVVGKTGVGKSTLINNIFREELAKTGVGKPITQHIQKLSKEDMPINLYDSRGLELSKEVQKQIKEEINALQTDLTKEGSHLHAAYYCINANSQRIEEMEIDLIEQLADHMPVIVVLTQSIGEAGDTMKAYIESLNLPIQGVIPVMAADYRINDQVTIEAFGLEDLLNLTFLVIPENVHPAFTNAQRIDIKRKAKAARRWAKKSVAMTFGVGFSPIPFSDATLLVPIQITMLARITAIFGISMQSKQVISILGAVIGTGGATYIGRTIASNLVKFIPGLGSALGGLISGSTAAMVTTALAMSYIEVLTIIAESEAKGEEISLESLNKLMKTHFRKRLRRGKKDKDFQDVEDMKD is encoded by the coding sequence ATGGCATTTAATCCTAAAAACTTTGATTTTTCACTGGCAGACGATTTACTCAACCAGGCCGGCGATACTATTAATGAAATGGAAAAAATTGAAATTCTCGTCGTTGGAAAAACTGGTGTGGGTAAAAGTACTTTAATTAATAATATCTTTCGAGAAGAACTGGCTAAAACGGGCGTAGGAAAACCCATCACCCAACATATTCAAAAGCTTAGTAAAGAAGACATGCCCATTAATTTATATGATAGTCGGGGACTAGAGCTTTCAAAAGAAGTACAAAAGCAAATTAAAGAAGAAATTAATGCTTTACAAACTGATCTCACTAAAGAGGGCAGTCATTTACACGCAGCTTATTACTGTATCAATGCGAATTCTCAACGGATTGAAGAAATGGAAATTGACTTAATTGAGCAGCTCGCTGACCATATGCCAGTTATTGTCGTTTTGACCCAATCAATTGGTGAAGCAGGTGATACCATGAAGGCTTATATTGAAAGTCTTAATTTACCTATCCAGGGTGTCATTCCAGTCATGGCAGCCGATTACAGAATTAATGACCAAGTCACTATTGAAGCTTTCGGCTTGGAAGACTTACTTAATTTAACTTTCTTAGTTATTCCAGAAAACGTTCATCCCGCTTTTACCAATGCTCAACGGATTGATATTAAACGGAAGGCCAAGGCTGCTCGCCGTTGGGCAAAAAAGTCAGTAGCCATGACTTTTGGAGTCGGTTTTTCCCCGATTCCTTTCTCTGACGCAACTTTGCTCGTGCCAATTCAAATTACTATGCTAGCTAGGATAACAGCTATTTTCGGCATCTCTATGCAAAGTAAGCAAGTCATTAGTATTCTAGGGGCAGTGATCGGGACTGGTGGGGCGACTTATATCGGGCGAACCATTGCCTCAAACTTGGTGAAGTTTATTCCAGGTTTAGGATCTGCATTAGGGGGTCTGATCTCAGGATCGACTGCTGCTATGGTGACGACTGCTTTAGCGATGTCCTATATTGAAGTATTAACCATTATTGCAGAATCGGAGGCTAAGGGTGAAGAAATTTCGCTTGAAAGTCTTAATAAATTAATGAAAACGCACTTTAGAAAACGCCTAAGACGCGGGAAGAAAGATAAAGACTTTCAAGATGTCGAAGACATGAAAGATTAA
- a CDS encoding ABC transporter ATP-binding protein: MENNRQLMKSLWHFISPYRFKFSLSVICTIVLCLSNVLEPIVLGLAITEISKNILAIMNNVPGAGINYDYLLKIMALYFLRGIFYHGSFYLSQYWLTDVVQHSIYDLRNAISHKANRLPVSYFDKNQTGDILSRMTNDVDTLSNALQQSVLPLLTGVLQISFALISMFILHWKLALVSVISMPITYLSAKSILNYSQPIFKKQADALGHLFGYTQEQLSGYTEIKVYNKENESVDEFEKRNQNLQEVGFKAAFLAEILQPILSFISNLAYIVITGLGAYFVFIQQLTIGNLQAFVQYVWQINQPIQTITQLIGVIQSAVAASQRIFTFLGEEEVYQKPVTEHLPLTIKGQVSFDHVKFAYDEDNILMHDVSFTVEPGQTVAIVGPTGAGKTTLINLLMRFYDVLDGSIKIDGINIKDISRHDLRSHIGMVLQDAWLYTDTIRENIRLGDLEASDYEVIDAAKIANVDHFIRTLPGGYDMEINEEGSNVSLGQKQLMTIARAIVSDPDILILDEATSSVDTRLEQLIQSAMDRIMENRTSFVIAHRLSTIRNADIILVMKNGDIIEHGNHDSLMAKDGFYADLYNSQFNQESAAEIHMGY; encoded by the coding sequence ATGGAGAATAATCGTCAATTAATGAAGAGTCTCTGGCACTTTATTTCTCCCTACCGCTTTAAGTTCAGTTTAAGTGTTATTTGTACAATCGTTCTATGTCTATCAAATGTCCTTGAACCGATTGTCCTAGGCTTAGCAATTACTGAAATCTCTAAAAATATATTAGCCATCATGAATAATGTGCCAGGAGCTGGCATTAACTATGACTACTTATTAAAGATCATGGCCCTTTACTTTCTACGAGGGATCTTCTACCATGGTTCTTTTTACCTCAGTCAATACTGGTTAACTGATGTCGTGCAACATTCGATTTATGATTTGCGTAATGCCATTAGTCATAAAGCAAATCGCCTACCAGTTTCCTATTTCGATAAAAATCAAACGGGAGATATTCTTAGCCGAATGACTAACGATGTGGATACCTTATCCAATGCCCTCCAGCAATCAGTTCTTCCCCTATTAACCGGCGTTTTACAAATTAGTTTTGCCTTAATCAGTATGTTTATATTGCATTGGAAGCTGGCCTTAGTTAGTGTCATCTCTATGCCTATTACTTACTTGAGTGCAAAATCTATTTTGAATTACTCCCAACCAATCTTTAAAAAACAAGCAGATGCTTTGGGACACCTCTTTGGCTATACCCAAGAGCAATTATCCGGCTACACCGAAATAAAAGTCTATAACAAAGAAAATGAGTCGGTTGATGAATTTGAAAAACGTAATCAAAATCTGCAAGAAGTTGGCTTTAAAGCCGCATTCCTAGCTGAAATTCTCCAACCCATTTTAAGCTTTATTTCTAATTTAGCCTATATTGTAATCACTGGTCTCGGTGCTTATTTCGTCTTTATCCAACAATTAACCATTGGTAACTTACAAGCCTTTGTTCAATATGTCTGGCAAATTAACCAACCCATCCAAACTATCACCCAACTCATCGGAGTGATTCAAAGTGCTGTAGCAGCCAGTCAGCGAATCTTCACCTTCCTTGGCGAAGAAGAGGTCTACCAAAAACCAGTGACTGAACATCTTCCTCTAACAATTAAAGGACAAGTTAGCTTTGACCATGTGAAATTTGCCTATGATGAGGATAATATCTTAATGCACGATGTCTCCTTTACCGTAGAACCTGGTCAAACAGTTGCCATTGTTGGCCCAACTGGAGCAGGTAAAACCACCCTGATTAACCTGCTCATGCGCTTCTACGATGTCCTGGACGGGTCCATTAAGATTGATGGCATTAATATCAAAGATATCAGCCGACATGATTTGAGAAGCCATATTGGGATGGTCTTACAGGATGCTTGGCTCTATACAGATACTATCCGTGAAAATATTCGCCTTGGTGATCTAGAAGCCAGTGATTATGAAGTGATTGATGCTGCTAAGATAGCCAATGTTGATCATTTTATTCGTACCCTACCTGGGGGCTATGATATGGAAATTAACGAAGAAGGAAGTAATGTTTCTCTAGGTCAAAAACAACTCATGACCATCGCCCGAGCGATCGTATCTGATCCTGATATTCTCATTCTCGATGAGGCAACTTCCTCGGTTGATACTCGCTTAGAGCAATTAATTCAATCTGCAATGGACCGTATCATGGAGAACCGGACCAGCTTCGTCATTGCCCACCGTCTATCAACCATCCGTAATGCCGACATCATACTAGTCATGAAAAATGGTGATATTATCGAACACGGTAACCATGATAGTCTCATGGCTAAAGACGGTTTCTATGCGGATCTTTACAATAGCCAATTTAACCAAGAAAGTGCCGCAGAAATTCACATGGGCTATTAG
- a CDS encoding ABC1 kinase family protein, producing the protein MANRTHRLSEIIQVLANFGFGEVYQRSFKKLDVQESAKNLRQAFEALGPSFIKIGQILSTRNDLLSEPYILELQKLQHSAPPFSYQEAELIIREELGEAPDQCFASFAKEALATGSIAQIHRAQLQTGQEVVVKIQRPQIKEQLISDIDLFIHVINKIPTIFTNIISNPVAILREIRQQSLLEMDFLNEANNMRRFQSNHDKRSLIGLPNYYGDLTTHKVLVMDYIAGVSIGNVSKLKQMGYDLNNIAEKLVYSFLYQVFEDGFYHADPHPGNILISQEKIYFIDLGMMGTLSSSDQKLLINLLEALAFKDIDELVRLLQIICKGPRITDQYSLYKDVQWLFERYLTTGLEAIDMGEIFQEVMKTALKYKLTFPTKFVQLSKTVIILEGICESLNPEFDFMSIFMDFTFHHSLLEQSHLFNKDHLLRESTRLLRSGISLPQQANQALSEFIKGRTTINISMREVKELTKELNQIINRIVTALILSAIIISSGFIVSQNNSHYAGNIALLFFVMGVVLGLYLLYSFVRSRKK; encoded by the coding sequence ATGGCAAATAGAACACATCGCTTAAGTGAAATCATTCAAGTTTTAGCTAACTTTGGTTTTGGAGAAGTTTACCAGCGCAGTTTTAAAAAATTGGATGTCCAGGAAAGTGCTAAAAATTTAAGACAGGCTTTTGAAGCCTTGGGGCCTTCCTTCATTAAAATTGGTCAAATACTCTCCACTCGAAACGACCTCCTCTCAGAACCTTACATCTTAGAATTGCAAAAGCTACAACACTCTGCCCCTCCCTTTTCTTACCAAGAAGCCGAACTAATTATTAGAGAAGAATTAGGAGAAGCTCCTGACCAATGCTTCGCAAGTTTTGCTAAAGAAGCCCTAGCTACTGGATCGATTGCCCAAATCCACCGGGCCCAATTACAGACTGGTCAAGAGGTCGTGGTTAAAATCCAACGTCCCCAAATCAAAGAGCAATTAATCTCCGATATTGATTTATTCATTCACGTTATCAATAAAATCCCTACTATTTTCACCAATATTATCTCCAATCCAGTGGCTATTCTCCGGGAAATTCGCCAGCAGAGTCTTTTAGAGATGGATTTCTTAAATGAAGCAAATAATATGCGACGTTTTCAAAGCAACCATGACAAGCGTTCCTTAATTGGCCTTCCCAACTATTATGGTGATTTAACCACCCACAAAGTATTGGTTATGGACTATATTGCGGGGGTTTCTATTGGTAATGTCTCAAAGTTAAAACAAATGGGCTATGACTTGAATAATATCGCCGAAAAGCTGGTCTATTCTTTTCTTTACCAGGTATTTGAGGATGGTTTTTACCATGCCGACCCTCACCCCGGCAATATTCTTATTAGTCAGGAAAAAATTTATTTTATTGACCTAGGAATGATGGGGACACTCTCCTCCTCCGATCAAAAATTATTAATTAATTTATTAGAGGCCCTCGCTTTTAAGGATATTGATGAATTAGTCCGCCTCCTACAGATCATCTGTAAGGGACCTCGGATCACTGACCAGTATAGTCTGTATAAGGACGTTCAGTGGTTATTTGAGCGTTACCTCACCACTGGCCTGGAAGCGATTGATATGGGAGAAATTTTTCAAGAAGTCATGAAAACTGCCTTAAAATATAAGTTAACTTTTCCCACTAAGTTCGTCCAATTAAGTAAAACCGTGATTATCCTAGAAGGCATCTGTGAATCCTTGAATCCTGAATTTGATTTTATGTCTATTTTTATGGATTTTACCTTCCATCACTCCTTATTAGAGCAGAGTCATTTATTCAACAAGGATCACTTGCTCCGCGAATCCACTCGTTTATTGCGGTCGGGTATTTCTCTCCCCCAGCAAGCCAACCAGGCTCTCTCTGAATTCATTAAGGGCCGTACGACAATAAATATCTCCATGCGAGAAGTTAAAGAGTTAACTAAAGAACTTAATCAGATCATTAACCGAATTGTTACAGCCCTCATTTTGTCAGCAATAATCATCTCATCCGGCTTTATCGTTTCCCAAAACAATAGCCACTATGCCGGCAATATCGCCCTACTATTCTTTGTCATGGGAGTAGTCCTGGGGCTTTACCTGCTCTATTCCTTTGTTCGTTCACGAAAAAAATAA
- a CDS encoding DNA-dependent RNA polymerase subunit epsilon: MIFKVTYQEKANEAPVREKTQALYIESDSIIDVRQQLRENTPYLVEHIQALDEAHLAYEQKSPDFHLTEFDK; the protein is encoded by the coding sequence ATGATATTTAAGGTGACTTATCAAGAAAAAGCTAACGAAGCACCTGTTCGTGAAAAAACTCAAGCACTCTATATCGAGTCCGATAGCATTATCGATGTACGCCAACAATTACGAGAAAATACCCCTTATCTCGTTGAACACATCCAAGCATTAGATGAAGCCCATCTGGCCTATGAACAAAAAAGCCCAGATTTTCATCTTACGGAGTTTGATAAATAA
- the rnjA gene encoding ribonuclease J1: MSFEVKDNEVYVFAIGGLGEIGKNMYVVQYQDEIIIMDNGVKFPDDELLGIDYVISDYSYLIENKDKVKGIFVSHGHEDHIGGIPWLLKQVNFPIYADQLALALIRGKLEEHGLLGDAILHEIDDESVINFDKTSVSFFTVNHSIPGAKGILVKTPVGAVAFTGDYKFDFTPIGKHADLHKMARIGDEGLLLLLADSTNSEVPGWTMSEHYVSNSLKDIMTPIEGRIIFASFASNISRLSEAIEIAVNTGRKIAVFGRSMENAFRNAQEIGYFNIPEGTFIEAKEINDYPDNEIMIMCTGSQGEPLAALSRIANGTHRQVTLHPTDTVVFSSSPIPGNLSSVNNLINKLLESGAEVVHGKINNVHTSGHASQEQQKLLLRLMKPKFFMPVHGEYRMLCVHGETAQAVGVPEENVIIHDNGQVAALTQDSWREAGKVPADAVYVDGKGIGDIGNIVLRDRHNLSEDGIVIVVVTVNFENNELVAGPDIVSRGFIYMRESGDLIKDAQKVVQTTVIGHLNSGKEVNEKILRDSIQNALYPFLHKRTKRNPMILPVIMPV, translated from the coding sequence ATGAGTTTTGAAGTAAAAGATAATGAAGTTTATGTCTTTGCCATTGGTGGTCTTGGCGAAATTGGGAAGAATATGTACGTGGTCCAATACCAAGACGAAATCATTATTATGGATAATGGGGTTAAATTTCCTGATGATGAATTACTTGGCATCGATTATGTGATTTCAGACTATAGCTACCTCATTGAGAATAAGGATAAGGTAAAAGGAATCTTTGTTTCCCATGGCCACGAAGACCATATTGGTGGAATTCCTTGGTTATTAAAACAAGTGAATTTTCCCATTTATGCTGATCAATTAGCACTGGCTTTAATTCGAGGCAAATTAGAAGAACATGGTTTATTAGGTGATGCGATTTTACATGAAATCGATGATGAATCTGTGATTAATTTTGATAAAACTTCCGTTTCATTCTTCACAGTAAACCACTCAATTCCTGGCGCCAAGGGGATTTTAGTGAAGACTCCCGTTGGAGCCGTTGCTTTCACAGGAGACTATAAATTCGATTTCACTCCAATTGGTAAGCATGCAGACTTGCACAAAATGGCTCGTATCGGTGATGAGGGACTCTTACTCCTATTAGCTGATTCAACAAACTCTGAAGTTCCTGGTTGGACCATGTCTGAACACTATGTGTCCAATTCATTGAAAGATATTATGACACCAATCGAAGGCAGAATCATTTTTGCTTCCTTTGCTTCTAATATCTCCAGGTTAAGTGAGGCCATAGAAATAGCAGTCAACACTGGCAGAAAAATTGCCGTATTTGGACGCTCAATGGAGAATGCCTTCCGTAATGCCCAAGAAATTGGCTATTTTAATATTCCTGAAGGTACCTTCATTGAAGCAAAAGAAATTAATGACTATCCGGATAACGAGATCATGATTATGTGTACAGGGTCTCAAGGGGAACCACTAGCTGCCCTAAGTCGGATTGCTAATGGCACCCACCGGCAAGTGACCTTGCACCCAACAGATACCGTCGTATTTTCTTCTTCCCCTATTCCTGGTAACTTATCCAGCGTCAATAATCTGATTAACAAGTTATTAGAATCTGGTGCTGAGGTGGTTCATGGCAAGATTAATAATGTCCATACTTCGGGACACGCTAGTCAAGAACAACAAAAGTTATTACTTCGCTTAATGAAGCCAAAATTCTTTATGCCTGTTCATGGGGAGTACCGCATGCTTTGTGTTCATGGTGAAACTGCCCAAGCTGTTGGTGTACCTGAAGAAAACGTCATCATCCATGATAATGGACAAGTTGCTGCCCTAACCCAAGACTCCTGGCGAGAGGCTGGTAAGGTACCTGCTGATGCTGTCTATGTTGATGGTAAGGGGATCGGTGATATCGGTAATATTGTCCTCCGTGACCGGCATAATCTTTCCGAGGATGGTATCGTCATCGTTGTCGTTACCGTTAACTTTGAAAATAACGAATTAGTTGCAGGTCCTGACATTGTCTCACGTGGATTTATTTATATGCGTGAATCTGGCGACTTAATTAAAGATGCCCAAAAGGTTGTTCAAACGACGGTTATTGGTCATCTCAACTCAGGAAAGGAAGTCAATGAGAAAATACTCCGTGACAGTATTCAAAATGCTCTCTATCCTTTCCTACACAAGCGTACCAAACGTAATCCAATGATTCTACCTGTTATCATGCCGGTTTAA
- the trhA gene encoding PAQR family membrane homeostasis protein TrhA — translation MEKQPNLLFSNHQILNSRSYQVTSQIFSAISHGIGLLLALIGTGLLISKALHFQELNRLMAYTIYGLSMVNLYFFSTMYHALYFTKVAPIFRFFDHCSIYFLIAGSYSPFCLIALNNPLGWLIFFIEWLIVALGLYCEIYKRHWLKKYSTYIYLSMGWLAVFIVYPIIQSVSLAGLLWLLAGGLFYSLGTSFYRFDHKYVYFHTIWHLFVLLGTACQFISIYFYV, via the coding sequence ATGGAAAAGCAACCAAACCTCTTGTTTTCAAATCACCAGATATTGAATTCGCGATCCTATCAAGTAACAAGTCAAATTTTTAGTGCGATTAGCCATGGCATTGGCTTACTGCTAGCCTTAATTGGTACGGGACTTTTAATTAGCAAAGCTCTCCATTTTCAAGAACTTAACCGGCTAATGGCTTACACCATTTATGGCTTGTCGATGGTTAACTTATATTTCTTCTCAACCATGTACCATGCTCTATATTTTACCAAGGTAGCCCCAATCTTCCGCTTTTTTGATCATTGCAGTATTTATTTTCTCATTGCTGGCTCCTATAGCCCCTTTTGTTTAATTGCTTTAAACAACCCCCTGGGCTGGCTAATTTTCTTCATTGAGTGGTTAATTGTAGCCCTAGGTCTTTATTGTGAAATCTATAAGCGACATTGGTTGAAAAAATACTCAACCTACATTTATTTAAGTATGGGCTGGCTAGCTGTCTTTATTGTTTACCCGATCATCCAGTCGGTATCTCTAGCTGGCCTTCTATGGCTTTTAGCCGGAGGACTTTTTTATTCGCTAGGGACTTCTTTCTATCGTTTCGATCATAAATATGTCTATTTTCATACCATTTGGCACCTATTTGTTCTATTAGGGACCGCCTGCCAATTTATATCGATTTATTTTTATGTTTAA
- a CDS encoding AI-2E family transporter yields MNFEKNWIKVFSGIAILLAVLWIMNNLNIISNFMGQIQNVISPFLVGAAIAFILSIPVNYIEKYLKRIDYFKRHRKTLRGLAIVLSLILIVLLIYFLIFLVLPDFEDTITSFISIVPTTISQVISKVMRFIDRHPELVTYIQQLDINLNNLAQRAIAFVQSLATNLLSQTFTIGIGLVNSLFNLFISLVFGITVVSAKETLTRQVKKVIYAICNLPWANYLVNVGKLANDVFTNFVSGQVLEAFILGIMVYIGMLICHFPYALTISVIMGASGLIPIFGAIFGAVAGALLIVVTSPTKAILFIIFITVVQQLEGNIIYPRVVGGSVGLPGLWTLVAVTVGGAFFGLPGMLLSVPTVSVIYQLTAATINHRLDLKELDIETWSAEIDPK; encoded by the coding sequence ATGAATTTTGAAAAGAATTGGATAAAAGTTTTTAGTGGAATAGCCATTCTTTTGGCGGTCCTTTGGATAATGAATAATTTAAATATTATCAGTAATTTTATGGGCCAGATTCAAAATGTAATTAGTCCATTCTTAGTTGGGGCAGCAATTGCCTTTATTCTATCGATTCCGGTAAATTATATTGAAAAATACTTAAAAAGAATCGATTATTTTAAAAGGCATCGGAAAACCTTGCGTGGTTTAGCCATTGTTCTTTCCTTGATTCTTATCGTCTTATTGATATACTTTTTAATTTTCTTAGTCTTACCTGATTTTGAAGATACGATCACTTCATTCATTTCCATCGTGCCTACAACCATTAGTCAAGTCATCTCGAAGGTCATGCGTTTTATTGACCGTCATCCTGAATTAGTGACTTATATCCAACAATTGGATATCAATTTAAATAATTTAGCCCAAAGAGCCATCGCCTTCGTGCAATCCTTAGCTACCAATTTGCTTTCACAAACCTTTACCATCGGTATTGGCCTGGTGAATAGTCTGTTTAACTTATTTATTTCTTTGGTTTTTGGGATTACTGTGGTTTCGGCCAAGGAAACTTTAACCAGACAGGTAAAGAAAGTCATCTATGCCATTTGTAATTTACCTTGGGCAAATTACTTAGTCAATGTGGGAAAGTTAGCCAATGATGTTTTCACTAATTTTGTTAGTGGCCAGGTTCTTGAAGCTTTTATACTCGGAATTATGGTTTATATTGGCATGTTAATTTGTCATTTTCCTTATGCTTTAACTATTTCAGTGATAATGGGGGCTTCGGGTTTGATTCCTATTTTTGGAGCAATCTTCGGAGCAGTTGCTGGGGCCTTGCTAATCGTTGTGACTAGTCCGACCAAAGCGATCTTATTTATCATTTTTATAACTGTTGTGCAACAACTGGAAGGGAATATTATTTATCCTCGTGTTGTTGGGGGAAGCGTTGGTTTACCTGGCTTATGGACCCTAGTCGCTGTGACTGTCGGCGGTGCCTTCTTTGGCTTACCAGGAATGTTACTCAGTGTCCCTACGGTATCGGTAATCTACCAACTCACAGCAGCTACCATTAATCATCGACTCGATCTGAAAGAGTTAGATATCGAAACCTGGAGCGCAGAAATCGATCCTAAATAA